Proteins from a genomic interval of Syngnathus typhle isolate RoL2023-S1 ecotype Sweden linkage group LG15, RoL_Styp_1.0, whole genome shotgun sequence:
- the thoc2 gene encoding THO complex subunit 2 isoform X2 — protein MATLILPGEWVKNWEKSGKHDFVQLCKRLTEKIDHGCQIKDIQSALYELCWQVVQGNLKLDLVASVLGEMMELREDMPSILADVFSVLDLETVALEEKHKRDHYIQLVGACLIFLPEAILKERLDPETLESLGLIKQAHQFNQKIVKIKTKLFYKQQKFNLLREENEGYAKLITELGQDLSGNITSHIVLESIKSLIGCFNLDPNRVLDIILEVYESRSDQDEFFLSLIKSYMCEALTLCHILGFKFRFYQEPNEETPKSLYHIAAALLHHNLIELEDLYVHLLPLDAAIVEEHKLVISEAKQIARKLVMVVVPSDKGEDKEKEKEKEDEKIEQPPDNQKLGLLEALLRIGDWHHAQSIMDQMPSFYATSHKFIALALCQLLHLTVDPLYRGVGLPKGARGCVIHPLKNKRAPKPAESFEDLRREAFSMLGYLGPHLAHDPILFAKVVRLGKAFMKEYQNSEGSDVKDKMETLLSCFLSIADQVLLPSLSLMECNACMSEELWGFFKLFPYHHRYRLYGQWKNETYSSHPLLVKVKAHTVEGARYIMKRLTKENVKQSGRQIGKLTHSNPTIVFDYMLSQIQWYDNLIVPVVDSLKYLTSLNYDVLAYCIMEALANPEKEKMKHDDTTISSWLQSLASLCGAVFRKYPIDLAGLLQYVTNQLKAGKSFDLLILKEVVQKMAGIEVTDEMTSEQLEAMTGGEQLKAEGGYFGQIRNTKKSSQRLKDALLDHELALPLCVLMVQQRNGVVFLESGDKDLKLVGHLYDQCHDTLVQFGGFLASNLSTEDYIKRVPPIDVLCNQFHTPHDAAFFLSRPMYAHQILSKYDELKKTEKGNRQQQKVQKYVAACEQVMAPVHEAVMSLHPARVWEDLRPQFYATFWSLTMYDLAVPHAAYEREINKLKAQIKAIDENPETPMNKKKKEKERCTALQEKLQEEEKKQLEHVQRVLHRLKLEKDKWLMTKSTKNETITKFLQLCLFPRCIFSSIDAVYCARFVELVHQQMTPNFCTLLCYDRVFSAIIYTVASCTENESHRYGRFLCCMLETVTRWHSDRAVYEKECGNYPGFLTILRASGFDGGQQANPLDYENFRHVVHKWHYMLTKASVHCLETGDYTHIRNILIVLIKILPCYPKVLNLGQALEYRVHKICVKEKEKRPDLYALAMGYSGRLKSQKVRMVPENEFHHKEPPARNATPAGQQNGPGSTGKPATAMMKGDDGLSDDADRGKDKSQTSKPVNKANSAAAKVTTSNGNGALNSKTIKERDDKEKSGKEKKEKREKTPASTPETKAEARREKLREERAGKDERAVREGKEKTPKADRDKVKAEEKMKDDKAKAGNGESAEPSRERDAIKESKSKEKGDRGAVAGSRKSPVPRSESADTERDHKRRKLDSHSSPSHSSSVKDNSNEPKESTSKHHLIYNSLARSKSRERELDKIDSENALLRCKEKKEEKERKERKRDLGLGEREVSLEPKRRKDENGTILSSDASKNSQCESPCDSPLSAEREKSKRSKSSSKEKGESVKPERTSAGGKKESRRDKERSEKKEKRDSSGGKEDKKHHKSSDKHR, from the exons TGTACAACTCTGCAAAAGACTAACAGAGAAAATAGATCATGGATGTCAGATAAAAG ATATCCAGTCGGCCTTATATGAGCTCTGCTGGCAAGTTGTACAGGGCAACCTCAAGTTGGACCTTGTCGCCAGCGTCCTTGGCGAGatgatg GAACTCCGAGAAGACATGCCATCAATTTTAGCTGATGTCTTTAGTGTCCTCG ATTTAGAGACTGTTGCACTGGAGGAAAAACACAAGCGTGACCATTACATCCAATTAGTGGGAGCATGTCTG atttttctcCCAGAGGCCATTTTGAAGGAGCGTCTGGATCCAGAAACCCTTGAATCTCTCGGACTTATCAAACAAGCCCATCAATTCAATCAGAAGATCGTGAAAATCAAGACCAAATTATT TTACAAGCAACAAAAGTTCAACTTGCTGAGGGAGGAAAATGAGGGCTATGCCAAACTAATCACAGAGCTTGGCCAAGACCTGTCCGGCAACATCACCAGTCACATTGTACTAGAAAGCATCAAGTCTCTCATAG GATGTTTCAATTTAGATCCTAACCGTGTTCTGGACATAATCCTGGAGGTGTATGAAAGTCGATCAGATCAAGATGAGTTCTTCTTGTCCCTCATCAAGTCCTACATGTGCGAGGCACTCACCCTCTGCCACATCCTTGGCTTTAAATTCAGATTTTATCAG GAACCAAATGAGGAAACTCCCAAGTCATTATACCACATTGCTGCTGCCCTACTACATCATAACCTGATAGAATTGGAAGATCTCTATGTACAT CTTTTACCGCTAGATGCCGCCATTGTTGAGGAACACAAACTAGTTATTTCAGAGGCCAAACAGATTGCTCGCAAATTGGTTATGGTTGTGGTGCCTTCCGATAAAGGTGAAGACAAGGAAAAGGAGAAGGAAAAGGAGGATGAGAAGATTGAGCAG CCACCTGATAACCAGAAGCTCGGTCTGCTGGAAGCACTTCTCAGGATTGGGGACTGGCACCATGCACAGAGTATAATGGACCAGATGCCTTCCTTCTATGCTACTTCTCATAAGTTCATTGCACTAGCACTCTGTCAGCTGTTACACCTCACAGTGGATCCTCTGTACCGAGG GGTTGGCCTCCCAAAAGGTGCACGGGGATGTGTGATTCATCCACTAAAGAACAAGCGGGCCCCTAAGCCAGCTGAGAGTTTTGAGGACTTGCGCAGGGAAGCGTTCAGCATGCTCGGCTACCTAGGACCTCACCTCGCGCATGACCCCATTCTCTTCGCCAAGGTTGTGCGTCTGGGCAAGGCATTCATGAAAGAG TACCAGAACAGCGAAGGCTCGGATGTCAAAGACAAAATG GAAACACTATTGAGTTGTTTCCTGAGCATTGCAGATCAGGTGCTCCTCCCTTCCCTCTCGCTGATGGAGTGTAATGCGTGCATGTCTGAGGAGCTCTGGGGTTTCTTTAAGCTCTTCCCCTACCATCACAG gTATCGCCTGTATGGACAGTGGAAAAATGAAACTTATTCCAGCCACCCCCTGCTGGTCAAAGTTAAAGCTCATACTGTGGAAGGGGCTCGATATATTATGAA GCGCTTGACCAAAGAGAACGTGAAACAATCTGGGAGGCAGATTGGCAAACTAACCCACAGCAACCCTACCATTGTTTTTGATTAT ATGCTGTCACAGATCCAGTGGTATGATAACCTCATTGTTCCAGTGGTGGATTCTTTGAAATACCTCACATCCCTCAACTACGATGTCTTGGCCT ATTGCATTATGGAAGCTCTGGCCAATCCCGAGAAGGAGAAGATGAAGCATGACGACACCACAATCTCATCGTGGCTACAAA GTTTGGCAAGTCTGTGTGGAGCTGTGTTCAGGAAATATCCAATCGACTTGGCCGGCCTCCTTCAGTATGTCACCAATCAACTCAAAGCAGGAAAAAG TTTTGACCTGTTGATCCTCAAGGAAGTGGTGCAGAAAATGGCCGGCATCGAGGTTACGGATGAAATGACGTCAGAGCAGCTCGAAGCAATGACAGGAGGGGAACAACTCAAAGCTGAG GGTGGCTACTTTGGTCAGATTAGGAACACAAAGAAGTCATCGCAGCGTCTGAAGGATGCTCTGCTTGATCATGAACTGGCCCTGCCGCTTTGTGTACTCATGGTCCAGCAAAGAAATGGTGTGGTTTTCCTAGAAAGTGGAGATAAAGATCTCAAACTAGTCGGCCACCTGTATGACCAG TGTCATGACACACTGGTGCAGTTTGGTGGCTTCTTAGCCTCCAACCTCAGCACCGAGGACTACATCAAGCGCGTTCCCCCCATTGACGTCCTTTGTAACCAGTTCCATACTCCACACGACGCTGCCTTCTTTCTTTCTCGCCCAATGTACGCCCATCAAATATTG TCCAAGTACGATGAGCTGAAGAAGACGGAGAAAGGTAACAGGCAGCAGCAGAAGGTGCAGAAGTACGTGGCGGCGTGCGAGCAAGTCATGGCGCCGGTGCACGAGGCTGTGATGTCCCTCCATCCGGCCCGGGTTTGGGAAGACCTCCGCCCCCAGTTCTACGCCACCTTTTGGTCGCTCACCATGTACGACCTCGCCGTGCCCCACGCCGCCTACGAGCGTGAGATCAACAAGCTCAAGGCCCAGATCAAGGCCATTGATGAGAATCCAGAAACG CCTATgaataagaaaaagaaagagaaggaacgctgcactgcactgcaggaaaagctgcaggaggaggagaaaaagcaACTCGAGCACGTCCAGAGGGTGCTCCACCGCCTCAAACTGGAGAAAGACAAGTGGCTGATGACCA AATCTACGAAGAATGAGACCATCACCAAGTTCCTGCAGCTCTGTCTGTTCCCCCGCTGCATCTTCTCCTCCATCGACGCCGTTTACTGCGCCCGCTTTGTCGAGCTGGTTCACCAGCAGATGACACCCAACTTTTGCACTCTTCTGTGCTACGACAGG GTTTTCTCAGCCATCATTTACACCGTGGCCAGTTGTACAGAGAACGAGTCGCACCGATATGGCCGCTTCCTTTGCTGCATGCTCGAGACGGTGACTCGCTGGCATAGCGATCGCGCAGTCTATGAGAAG GAATGTGGCAATTATCCCGGTTTCCTGACTATTTTGCGAGCGTCAGGATTTGACGGAGGCCAACAAGCCAATCCGCTGGATTATGAGAACTTCCGGCATGTGGTGCACAAATGGCATTACATGCTGACAAAG GCTTCAGTTCACTGCCTGGAGACGGGAGATTACACTCACATCCGAAACATCCTTATCGTTCTCATCAAAATCCTGCCATGTTATCCCAAGGTTCTGAATCTGGGCCAAGCGTTGGAGTACCGTGTCCACAAGATCTGCGttaaggagaaggagaagaggcCAGATCTCTATGCCTTAGCCATGGG TTATTCAGGTCGGTTGAAAAGCCAGAAGGTGCGCATGGTCCCTGAGAATGAGTTTCACCACAAAGAGCCACCAGCGCGCAATGCGACTCCTGCCGGTCAGCAGAATGGACCAGGCAGCACAGGCAAGCCTGCCACAGCCATGATGAAGGGAGACGATGGGTTGTCAGATGATGCTG ATCGGGGAAAGGATAAAAGTCAGACCAGCAAGCCAGTAAACAAAGCCAACAGTGCAGCAGCTAAAGTAACCACCAGCAATGGGAATGGTGCTCTAAACAG CAAAACCATAAAAGAGCGAGACGACAAGGAGAAGAGTGGCAaggagaaaaaagagaaaagggaaAAGACGCCCGCCAGCACTCCTGAAACAAAGGCGGAGGCTCGCAGAGAAAAGCTGAGAGAAGAGAGAGCAGGCAAGGATGAGCGGGCGGTTCGCGAGGGTAAGGAGAAGACACCCAAGGCAGATCGAGACAAAGTCAAGGCTGAGGAGAAGATGAAAGATGACAAGGCCAAAGCTGGCAACGGGGAGTCCGCGGAGCCTTCCAGGGAGCGCGATGCCATCAAGGAGTCCAAGAGCAAGGAGAAAGGAGACAGGGGCGCTGTGGCCGGCTCGCGCAAGTCACCAGTTCCCAGATCAGAGTCAGCCGATACTGAGAGGG ATCACAAAAGACGAAAGCTCGACAGTCACTCTTCTCCATCCCACTCGTCGTCTGTTAAG GACAATAGCAACGAGCCCAAGGAGTCCACGTCCAAG CACCACCTCATCTACAATTCACTAGCGCGGTCCAAAAGCAGAGAGAGGGAGCTGGACAAGATCGATTCCGAGAACGCGCTTCTCCGAtgcaaagagaagaaagaagaaaaggagCGCAAAGAGAGGAAGAGA GACCTCGGCTTAGGTGAACGCGAGGTCAGCCTCGAACCCAAACGCAGAAAGGACGAGAACGGAACCA TTCTCTCCTCAGACGCCTCGAAAAACAGCCAGTGCGAGAGCCCTTGCGACTCGCCGCTCTCGgcggagagagagaagagcaaacGGTCCAAATCCTCCAGCAAAGAGAAGGGCGAATCCGTCAAGCCCGAACGAACCTCCGCCGGAGGAAAAAAG GAATCCCGACGTGATAAGGAGAGGTCTGAAAAGAAAGAGAAGAGGGACAGCAGCGGAGGAAAGGAAGACAAAAAACA CCATAAGTCCTCCGACAAGCACAGATAA
- the thoc2 gene encoding THO complex subunit 2 isoform X1, with protein MATLILPGEWVKNWEKSGKHDFVQLCKRLTEKIDHGCQIKDIQSALYELCWQVVQGNLKLDLVASVLGEMMELREDMPSILADVFSVLDLETVALEEKHKRDHYIQLVGACLIFLPEAILKERLDPETLESLGLIKQAHQFNQKIVKIKTKLFYKQQKFNLLREENEGYAKLITELGQDLSGNITSHIVLESIKSLIGCFNLDPNRVLDIILEVYESRSDQDEFFLSLIKSYMCEALTLCHILGFKFRFYQEPNEETPKSLYHIAAALLHHNLIELEDLYVHLLPLDAAIVEEHKLVISEAKQIARKLVMVVVPSDKGEDKEKEKEKEDEKIEQPPDNQKLGLLEALLRIGDWHHAQSIMDQMPSFYATSHKFIALALCQLLHLTVDPLYRGVGLPKGARGCVIHPLKNKRAPKPAESFEDLRREAFSMLGYLGPHLAHDPILFAKVVRLGKAFMKEYQNSEGSDVKDKMETLLSCFLSIADQVLLPSLSLMECNACMSEELWGFFKLFPYHHRYRLYGQWKNETYSSHPLLVKVKAHTVEGARYIMKRLTKENVKQSGRQIGKLTHSNPTIVFDYMLSQIQWYDNLIVPVVDSLKYLTSLNYDVLAYCIMEALANPEKEKMKHDDTTISSWLQSLASLCGAVFRKYPIDLAGLLQYVTNQLKAGKSFDLLILKEVVQKMAGIEVTDEMTSEQLEAMTGGEQLKAEGGYFGQIRNTKKSSQRLKDALLDHELALPLCVLMVQQRNGVVFLESGDKDLKLVGHLYDQCHDTLVQFGGFLASNLSTEDYIKRVPPIDVLCNQFHTPHDAAFFLSRPMYAHQILSKYDELKKTEKGNRQQQKVQKYVAACEQVMAPVHEAVMSLHPARVWEDLRPQFYATFWSLTMYDLAVPHAAYEREINKLKAQIKAIDENPETPMNKKKKEKERCTALQEKLQEEEKKQLEHVQRVLHRLKLEKDKWLMTKSTKNETITKFLQLCLFPRCIFSSIDAVYCARFVELVHQQMTPNFCTLLCYDRVFSAIIYTVASCTENESHRYGRFLCCMLETVTRWHSDRAVYEKECGNYPGFLTILRASGFDGGQQANPLDYENFRHVVHKWHYMLTKASVHCLETGDYTHIRNILIVLIKILPCYPKVLNLGQALEYRVHKICVKEKEKRPDLYALAMGYSGRLKSQKVRMVPENEFHHKEPPARNATPAGQQNGPGSTGKPATAMMKGDDGLSDDADRGKDKSQTSKPVNKANSAAAKVTTSNGNGALNSSKTIKERDDKEKSGKEKKEKREKTPASTPETKAEARREKLREERAGKDERAVREGKEKTPKADRDKVKAEEKMKDDKAKAGNGESAEPSRERDAIKESKSKEKGDRGAVAGSRKSPVPRSESADTERDHKRRKLDSHSSPSHSSSVKDNSNEPKESTSKHHLIYNSLARSKSRERELDKIDSENALLRCKEKKEEKERKERKRDLGLGEREVSLEPKRRKDENGTILSSDASKNSQCESPCDSPLSAEREKSKRSKSSSKEKGESVKPERTSAGGKKESRRDKERSEKKEKRDSSGGKEDKKHHKSSDKHR; from the exons TGTACAACTCTGCAAAAGACTAACAGAGAAAATAGATCATGGATGTCAGATAAAAG ATATCCAGTCGGCCTTATATGAGCTCTGCTGGCAAGTTGTACAGGGCAACCTCAAGTTGGACCTTGTCGCCAGCGTCCTTGGCGAGatgatg GAACTCCGAGAAGACATGCCATCAATTTTAGCTGATGTCTTTAGTGTCCTCG ATTTAGAGACTGTTGCACTGGAGGAAAAACACAAGCGTGACCATTACATCCAATTAGTGGGAGCATGTCTG atttttctcCCAGAGGCCATTTTGAAGGAGCGTCTGGATCCAGAAACCCTTGAATCTCTCGGACTTATCAAACAAGCCCATCAATTCAATCAGAAGATCGTGAAAATCAAGACCAAATTATT TTACAAGCAACAAAAGTTCAACTTGCTGAGGGAGGAAAATGAGGGCTATGCCAAACTAATCACAGAGCTTGGCCAAGACCTGTCCGGCAACATCACCAGTCACATTGTACTAGAAAGCATCAAGTCTCTCATAG GATGTTTCAATTTAGATCCTAACCGTGTTCTGGACATAATCCTGGAGGTGTATGAAAGTCGATCAGATCAAGATGAGTTCTTCTTGTCCCTCATCAAGTCCTACATGTGCGAGGCACTCACCCTCTGCCACATCCTTGGCTTTAAATTCAGATTTTATCAG GAACCAAATGAGGAAACTCCCAAGTCATTATACCACATTGCTGCTGCCCTACTACATCATAACCTGATAGAATTGGAAGATCTCTATGTACAT CTTTTACCGCTAGATGCCGCCATTGTTGAGGAACACAAACTAGTTATTTCAGAGGCCAAACAGATTGCTCGCAAATTGGTTATGGTTGTGGTGCCTTCCGATAAAGGTGAAGACAAGGAAAAGGAGAAGGAAAAGGAGGATGAGAAGATTGAGCAG CCACCTGATAACCAGAAGCTCGGTCTGCTGGAAGCACTTCTCAGGATTGGGGACTGGCACCATGCACAGAGTATAATGGACCAGATGCCTTCCTTCTATGCTACTTCTCATAAGTTCATTGCACTAGCACTCTGTCAGCTGTTACACCTCACAGTGGATCCTCTGTACCGAGG GGTTGGCCTCCCAAAAGGTGCACGGGGATGTGTGATTCATCCACTAAAGAACAAGCGGGCCCCTAAGCCAGCTGAGAGTTTTGAGGACTTGCGCAGGGAAGCGTTCAGCATGCTCGGCTACCTAGGACCTCACCTCGCGCATGACCCCATTCTCTTCGCCAAGGTTGTGCGTCTGGGCAAGGCATTCATGAAAGAG TACCAGAACAGCGAAGGCTCGGATGTCAAAGACAAAATG GAAACACTATTGAGTTGTTTCCTGAGCATTGCAGATCAGGTGCTCCTCCCTTCCCTCTCGCTGATGGAGTGTAATGCGTGCATGTCTGAGGAGCTCTGGGGTTTCTTTAAGCTCTTCCCCTACCATCACAG gTATCGCCTGTATGGACAGTGGAAAAATGAAACTTATTCCAGCCACCCCCTGCTGGTCAAAGTTAAAGCTCATACTGTGGAAGGGGCTCGATATATTATGAA GCGCTTGACCAAAGAGAACGTGAAACAATCTGGGAGGCAGATTGGCAAACTAACCCACAGCAACCCTACCATTGTTTTTGATTAT ATGCTGTCACAGATCCAGTGGTATGATAACCTCATTGTTCCAGTGGTGGATTCTTTGAAATACCTCACATCCCTCAACTACGATGTCTTGGCCT ATTGCATTATGGAAGCTCTGGCCAATCCCGAGAAGGAGAAGATGAAGCATGACGACACCACAATCTCATCGTGGCTACAAA GTTTGGCAAGTCTGTGTGGAGCTGTGTTCAGGAAATATCCAATCGACTTGGCCGGCCTCCTTCAGTATGTCACCAATCAACTCAAAGCAGGAAAAAG TTTTGACCTGTTGATCCTCAAGGAAGTGGTGCAGAAAATGGCCGGCATCGAGGTTACGGATGAAATGACGTCAGAGCAGCTCGAAGCAATGACAGGAGGGGAACAACTCAAAGCTGAG GGTGGCTACTTTGGTCAGATTAGGAACACAAAGAAGTCATCGCAGCGTCTGAAGGATGCTCTGCTTGATCATGAACTGGCCCTGCCGCTTTGTGTACTCATGGTCCAGCAAAGAAATGGTGTGGTTTTCCTAGAAAGTGGAGATAAAGATCTCAAACTAGTCGGCCACCTGTATGACCAG TGTCATGACACACTGGTGCAGTTTGGTGGCTTCTTAGCCTCCAACCTCAGCACCGAGGACTACATCAAGCGCGTTCCCCCCATTGACGTCCTTTGTAACCAGTTCCATACTCCACACGACGCTGCCTTCTTTCTTTCTCGCCCAATGTACGCCCATCAAATATTG TCCAAGTACGATGAGCTGAAGAAGACGGAGAAAGGTAACAGGCAGCAGCAGAAGGTGCAGAAGTACGTGGCGGCGTGCGAGCAAGTCATGGCGCCGGTGCACGAGGCTGTGATGTCCCTCCATCCGGCCCGGGTTTGGGAAGACCTCCGCCCCCAGTTCTACGCCACCTTTTGGTCGCTCACCATGTACGACCTCGCCGTGCCCCACGCCGCCTACGAGCGTGAGATCAACAAGCTCAAGGCCCAGATCAAGGCCATTGATGAGAATCCAGAAACG CCTATgaataagaaaaagaaagagaaggaacgctgcactgcactgcaggaaaagctgcaggaggaggagaaaaagcaACTCGAGCACGTCCAGAGGGTGCTCCACCGCCTCAAACTGGAGAAAGACAAGTGGCTGATGACCA AATCTACGAAGAATGAGACCATCACCAAGTTCCTGCAGCTCTGTCTGTTCCCCCGCTGCATCTTCTCCTCCATCGACGCCGTTTACTGCGCCCGCTTTGTCGAGCTGGTTCACCAGCAGATGACACCCAACTTTTGCACTCTTCTGTGCTACGACAGG GTTTTCTCAGCCATCATTTACACCGTGGCCAGTTGTACAGAGAACGAGTCGCACCGATATGGCCGCTTCCTTTGCTGCATGCTCGAGACGGTGACTCGCTGGCATAGCGATCGCGCAGTCTATGAGAAG GAATGTGGCAATTATCCCGGTTTCCTGACTATTTTGCGAGCGTCAGGATTTGACGGAGGCCAACAAGCCAATCCGCTGGATTATGAGAACTTCCGGCATGTGGTGCACAAATGGCATTACATGCTGACAAAG GCTTCAGTTCACTGCCTGGAGACGGGAGATTACACTCACATCCGAAACATCCTTATCGTTCTCATCAAAATCCTGCCATGTTATCCCAAGGTTCTGAATCTGGGCCAAGCGTTGGAGTACCGTGTCCACAAGATCTGCGttaaggagaaggagaagaggcCAGATCTCTATGCCTTAGCCATGGG TTATTCAGGTCGGTTGAAAAGCCAGAAGGTGCGCATGGTCCCTGAGAATGAGTTTCACCACAAAGAGCCACCAGCGCGCAATGCGACTCCTGCCGGTCAGCAGAATGGACCAGGCAGCACAGGCAAGCCTGCCACAGCCATGATGAAGGGAGACGATGGGTTGTCAGATGATGCTG ATCGGGGAAAGGATAAAAGTCAGACCAGCAAGCCAGTAAACAAAGCCAACAGTGCAGCAGCTAAAGTAACCACCAGCAATGGGAATGGTGCTCTAAACAG CAGCAAAACCATAAAAGAGCGAGACGACAAGGAGAAGAGTGGCAaggagaaaaaagagaaaagggaaAAGACGCCCGCCAGCACTCCTGAAACAAAGGCGGAGGCTCGCAGAGAAAAGCTGAGAGAAGAGAGAGCAGGCAAGGATGAGCGGGCGGTTCGCGAGGGTAAGGAGAAGACACCCAAGGCAGATCGAGACAAAGTCAAGGCTGAGGAGAAGATGAAAGATGACAAGGCCAAAGCTGGCAACGGGGAGTCCGCGGAGCCTTCCAGGGAGCGCGATGCCATCAAGGAGTCCAAGAGCAAGGAGAAAGGAGACAGGGGCGCTGTGGCCGGCTCGCGCAAGTCACCAGTTCCCAGATCAGAGTCAGCCGATACTGAGAGGG ATCACAAAAGACGAAAGCTCGACAGTCACTCTTCTCCATCCCACTCGTCGTCTGTTAAG GACAATAGCAACGAGCCCAAGGAGTCCACGTCCAAG CACCACCTCATCTACAATTCACTAGCGCGGTCCAAAAGCAGAGAGAGGGAGCTGGACAAGATCGATTCCGAGAACGCGCTTCTCCGAtgcaaagagaagaaagaagaaaaggagCGCAAAGAGAGGAAGAGA GACCTCGGCTTAGGTGAACGCGAGGTCAGCCTCGAACCCAAACGCAGAAAGGACGAGAACGGAACCA TTCTCTCCTCAGACGCCTCGAAAAACAGCCAGTGCGAGAGCCCTTGCGACTCGCCGCTCTCGgcggagagagagaagagcaaacGGTCCAAATCCTCCAGCAAAGAGAAGGGCGAATCCGTCAAGCCCGAACGAACCTCCGCCGGAGGAAAAAAG GAATCCCGACGTGATAAGGAGAGGTCTGAAAAGAAAGAGAAGAGGGACAGCAGCGGAGGAAAGGAAGACAAAAAACA CCATAAGTCCTCCGACAAGCACAGATAA